CGCGACCCCCTCGTTTTCCGCTATAATGAACACGGCAACATTCCTACCTTAGACCCTGCTTTTGCTCGAAATCCGCAAGCCATTTGGCCGGACAACCAACTTTATAACGGCTTGGTGCAATTAGATGATTCTTTAAACATTAAACCAGATATTGCCAAGAGTTGGGAGATAAACGATAGCACGAACACCTATATTTTTAAACTGAGAAACGATGTGTATTTTCATCAAAATATAGCTTTCGCACAGGATGGATTGCATAGTCCCAAACGCTATACACGCAAAGTGGAGGCACAGGATTTTGTTTACAGTTTTAACCGTTTGACCGATGAAAAAGTTGCCTCTTCGGGAAGTTGGGTGATGAATTATGTTGAAAAATATTGGGCCAAAAACGACACTACTTTTGTAATAAAATTAAAACAACCCTTTCCGGCATTCTTAGGATTGCTCTCCATGCGGTACTGTTCCGTAGTTCCGAAAGAGGCGGTGGAATATTATGGAAATGAATTCCGAAGAAATCCAGTGGGCACAGGTCCGTTTCAATTTAAAATGTGGGAAGAAAACGTGAAGCTCGTTTTCAGAAAAAATCCGCTATATTTTGAGAGAGATGAAAATGGAGAAAAACTCCCCTATTTAGAAGCGGTTTCCATCACTTTTTTACCCGATAAGCAAAGTGAGTTTTTACAATTTGCACAAGGAAAACTCGATTTTATTTCGGGTTTGGACGGTAGTTATAAAGATGAGCTGTTAACCACCCGCGGAACGCTTCAACCAAAATACCACGATTTGGCATATATGATTACGGGACCGTATTTAAATACGGAATACCTCGGATTTTTTCTCGGTACCGAAACGCCAGAAATACAAAGCAAAACATTGCGGCAAGCAATAAATTATGGTTTCGACCGCCAAAAAATGGTAACGTATTTACGCAATGGAATGGGCATTCCTGCCATTCACGGATTTATTCCTAAAGGACTGCCCGGTTATGCTGAAATTGACGGATATACCTATCAGCCCGAAAAAGCTAAACAATTAATTGAAAAATACAAAGTAGAAACTGGAGATTCCAAACCCGAAATTACCATTGGCACCAACAGCCAGTATTTAGATTTGTGCGAATATGTACAGCGCGAACTTGAAAAACTCGGGATTGCCGTAACCATAGACGTAATGCCGCCTTCCACGCTCCGGCAGATGAAAAGTAGCGGCGAACTAGATATTTTTCGCGCCAGCTGGATTGCAGATTATCCCGATGCCGAAAACTATCTTTCGTTATTTTACAGTCCTAATTTTGCGCCGAATGGCCCTAATTATATGCACTTCAAAAACCAAACTTTCGACAGTATTTATGAAAAGTCACTGACGATTTCAAATATTGAAAAACGAAAATTGAACTACACCAAAATGGATTCAATTATTGTTGAAGAAGCGCCCGTTGTTCCGCTGTTTTATGATATGGCCGTACGGTTTGTGAATAAAAAAGTTTCGGGTCTCGGTATAAACCCGCAGAATTTTTTGGTTTTAAAAAAGGTTAAAAAGAAGAAATAAATTAAATAAATATGGGGTTTGGTGGTTCGGCTGCAGCAATGGTACAATCTATTCGCAATAATGCGAAACAACTTGCAAAACGCAATAATTATTTTGAAAAGGATGTAAATTCAAAATATGGAACCTCAACTAAGATTGTTGATTACAAAAAAATGTCGCCTGCCCAGTTTGAAGCTTTCAAGCAAAAATTGAAAGAAAATGAACTAAGGCGCCAAAAGAATTTAGCGATTGTTTTTGGGAGTGTAATGCTTATAATTGTAGGTGTGATAATTTACTTCCTATTTTACCATTAGCCTTTCCGCCATTCGGAAGTTTCCTCAAACACGTGTTCCAAAATTTGAGCGTCCATTTCTGAAAACTCAATATTTCTTCGGCCCATAACAACTTTTGCCACTTCAAAAGCTTTGTCGGTTTTATAGGTTGTAAATCCGCCACTTCCGCCCCAACTAAAGCTTGGGACAAAATTTCTGGGAAACCCGCTTCCGAATATATTGGCGCTCACGCCCACAACCGTTCCGGTATTGAACATGGTATTGATTCCGCATTTGCTGTGATCGCCCATCATCAGTCCACAAAATTGCAAACCAGTTCGAGCAAAACCTTCGGTTTCATAATTCCAAAGGCGTACTTCGGCATAGTTATTTTTTAAGTTGGAATTATTGGTATCTGCCCCCAAATTGCACCATTCGCCCAAAACTGAATTCCCTAAAAAACCATCGTGACCTTTATTTGAATAGCCAAAAATTACGCAATTATTTACTTCGCCCCCAACTTTACTGTGCGGGCCAATGGTGGTGTTGCTATAAATTTTAGCACCCATTTTTAAAGTTGCATGTTCACAAAGTGCAAATGGACCACGAACGGAACACGCTTCCATTATTTCGGAGTCTTTGCCAATATATATAGGGCCGTCCGAGGCATTTAAAGAACACAGCGGTAATTTTGCACCTTCTTCAATAAAAATATTTTCCGGATTGCTCGTCCAAACCGCGTCGGGAATGGGCTGTGATTTACGGCCCTTGGTAAGCATTTCGAAATCGCGTTTTATGGCGTCACCGTTTTTTGAAAAAATATCCCAAGTATTCTCAATTCTTAAAACATCGTTGTGGGCATATTGAATTATATCAAAAGTTTCAAAATCTACTTCCTGCCCTTCCGTGGTGAAAAACGCGATGGGTTCGTCATCAAAAAATACGGCCTGATTTTCTTCCAATCCTTTAATGATGTTCACCAAATTTTCCGAAGGCAGAAAAGACGCATTTATAAAAATGTTTTTCTCGAGTTCCACAAACGGATACTTTTCCGAAAGATAATCTTCGGTAACAGTTGTTGTAGTAAAACCTAAAAGATGTTCCCATTTTTCACGAATGGTTAAAATACCTACCCGAATATCCGCCACGGGACGGGTAAAGGTGAAAGGCAAAAGCTGGTTGCGGACGCTTCCGTCAAAGAGGATGTAATTCATTGGATTAACGATTGCTGATTTTTGATTGCTGATTTCGATTTCGATTTCGATTTCGATTTCGATTTCATAATTCAATATTACTCAAAATTCAGCAATCAACAATCGTTAATCAACAATCTAAAATTAAAAAGCCCTCGATTTCTCGAAGGCTTTTAAATATTTTATAAAAGTGAAGACTACTCTTCAGTTTTAGTTTCTGCTTTTGCAGGTTTTTTAAACTTGTTGTATTTGTTTTTAAATTTATCAATACGTCCTGCAGTATCAATAAGTTTTGCTTTTCCGGTATAAAAAGGATGTGAAGTACGTGAAATCTCCATCTTTACCAAAGGATACTCAACACCATCTACCTCGATAGTTTCTTTTGTATCGGCAGTTGATTTTGTAAGGAATACATCTTCATTGCTCATATCCTTAAAAGCAACTAATCTATAATTTTCTGGGTGGATACCTTTTTTCATCTATCTAATATTATAATTTAAAAAATGCACGCTTCCGACCTTTCGGAAATGAGTTTGCAAATTTAAGTATTAATTGGAAATTAGCAACAAAATAATACACTTTTTTTATTCACCGCAAAATCGCCCGCAAATGTAACGTTTTACTATATTTGTTTACTAACAAACCGAACCTGTCTGCCACTTTTTTGGTAGGCCAAAAAACCAATAAAAAATGGAAACTCAAACTACTTCATTAAAAAAAATAGCACTCAATTATGGGGTTCTATTGGCATTACTTTCAATTGTTTTACAAGTTATCTCTTACGTACTTGACGTTCATATTGATCGGCCATGGTGGCTAACTGTTCTTCAGTTAATTATTTCCGTAGGCGTTATTGTTTATGGTATAAAAGCATTTAAAATTTCAAACGAAAATTACCTTACACTGGGGCAAGCACTAAAAACCGGTTTGGCAATTAGCCTTGTAGCTGGAATTATTGCAGTAGTTTTTAACTATATTTTTATGAATTATATTGACCCCGATTTTGTTCAAAAAACCTTGGATTTCTCACGAGAACAAATGTTGGTAAAAAACCCAGAGATGACACAGGAACAAATCGATATGGCAATGAACATGTCTGCAAAATTTATGTCACCAATGATAATGTCTGCTTTCGCAATAATTGCAACTTTGTTTTTTGGATTTATTATTTCGCTTTTCGCTGGATTGGTAATGAAGAAAAACCCACCTCAACATCTTTAATTAGCTGAATGAATATCTCCATCGTCATACCTCTTCTCAACGAAGAAGAATCGCTAAATGAATTGTACCGTTGGATTGCAGATGTTATGCAATCCAATGGTTTTTTATACGAGCTCATTTTTATTGACGATGGCAGTACCGACAATTCCTGGAAGTTAATTGAAGGACTTTCTAAAAAAAATCCTACCGTAAAAGGAATTCGTTTTCAGAAGAATTACGGAAAATCGCAAGCGCTACACGCGGGTTTCGCGATGGCGAAAGGCGATGTAATAATCACGATGGATGCTGATTTGCAGGACAATCCCGAAGAAATTCCCGAGCTTTATAAAATGGTTACCGAAGACGGTTTTGATCTTGTTTCGGGCTGGAAAAAGAAACGCTACGATTCTGTACTTAGCAAAAACTTACCTTCCAAATTATTTAATTATGCCGCGCGAAAAACTTCGGGTGTAAAACTGCACGACTTTAATTGCGGATTAAAAGCATATCAAAAAGACGTTATCAAAACCATTGAAGTTACCGGCGAAATGCACCGATACATTCCTGTATTGGCAAAGAATGCAGGATTTAGCAATATTTCAGAAAAACCTGTTTTACACCAAGCGCGTAAATACGGAACCACAAAATTTGGTGCAGAACGCTTTATTCGAGGTTTTTTAGATTTAATTACTATATGGTTTTTGTCAAGATTCGGCAAGCGGCCTATGCATCTTTTTGGCGCCTGGGGCGCATTTATGCTTTTTGTAGGTTTTTGTTTTGCGCTGTTTTTGGGCATTGATAAATTATTTATTAACCCTTCGGCAAGATTAATTACAGACAGGCCCGAGTTTTTTATAGCTCTAGTAGCAATGGTCTTGGGATCGCAATTTTTTCTCGCCGGGTTTTTAGGCGAATTAATCCTGAGAAGCAAAAAAGAATCGCAAAACTATATAATTAAGGAAACGGTTAATTCTTAATTATTTTTCTCCCCTTTATTATTACTATTTTTACATTTTAAAACAAGCGAATGATTTACGTAGATCCGAAAACTTTAGCCCGTGTAAACCAATGGCTCACCCCTTTTTTCGACCAGCAAACACAACACAATATAAAGGAAATGATTGCCAACGACCCAGAGGAGTTGGAAGACAGCTTTTATAAAAACCTGGAATTCGGAACCGGTGGGATGCGAGGTATTATGGGCCTTGGCGACAACCGAATTAACAAATATACCTTGGGCAAAAACACGCAAGGGCTTTCAAATTACCTAAAAAAACAGTTTCCAAATCAAGCGATTAATGTGGCCATTGCATACGATTGTAGGCACAATAGCAAAGAATTTGCAAAAGTGGTGGCCGATGTATTTTCGGCAAACGGAATTACCGTTTTTCTATTTTCAGAATTACGGCCTACGCCAGAACTTTCCTTTGCAGTAAAACATTTAAATTGTAAAGCCGGAATTGTTTTAACAGCATCGCACAACCCGCCCGAATACAACGGTTATAAAGTTTATTGGGAAGATGGTGGCCAGCTTGTACCACCACAGGATGCCGAAATAATTGCCGAAATAAATTCGCTGAATTACGAAGGCATAAACTTTGAAGCAAACGAAAAATTAATTCAATATATAGCTGCTGAAGTTGATGAAGCATTCGCAAAAGCTTCGGTGAAAAACGGAACTTTTAATACTTCTCCAGAAGCAAAAGATAATTTAAAAATTGTTTTCACTTCCCTCCATGGCACTTCAATTACAATAATTCCAAAGGTTTTGGAACAAGCTGGCTATAAAAATGTTTCCATTGTTGAAGAACAAGCAGAGCCTAATGGAGATTTTCCAACGGTAAAATTGCCCAATCCCGAAGAACCCGCAGCTTTAAAAATGGCTTTGGAACTTGCCGAAAATGAAAATGCAGATATTGTAGTTGGCACCGATCCCGATTGCGATCGTTTAGGCGTGGCCGTACGTAACGATAAAAATGAAATGGTGCTCCTAAATGGAAACCAAACCATGGTTTTAATGACGCACTTTCTTTTAGAGCAATGGCAAAAAGCTGGAAAATTAAGTGGCAATCAATTTGTGGCATCCACCATAGTTTCAACGCCAATGGTTGCGAAAGTCGCCAATCATTTCAATGTAAAATATATTGAGGGACTTACAGGTTTTAAATGGATTGCCAAGATGATCAAAGATTTTCCCGAGCTTGAATTTATTGGTGGCGGCGAAGAAAGTTTCGGGTATTTAGTGGGAGATTTTGTCCGTGATAAAGATGCTGTTACCGCTACCCTACTGGCTTGTGAGATTGCAGCACAGAAAAAACACGCCGGTAGGAGTATGTACCAGTATTTAAATGAAATTTACAACAGGTACGGCAATTACCGCGAGCATTTAATTTCAATTACAAAAAAGGGAAAACAGGGCGCCGAAGAAATTTCAGCAATGATGAAAAGTCTTCGCGAGAATCCGTTTACCGAAATTGCCGGCAGCAAAGTGATACGAATGGACGATATTTTAAAAGGTGAAACCACAGATTTTTTACAACAAGAAACTTTGTTACTAAACCTGCCAAAAAGCAACGTGTTAATCTATTATACCGAAGATGGTAGCAAAATTGCAGCGAGACCCAGCGGTACCGAGCCAAAAATAAAGTTCTACATTAGCGTAAACACTTCCGAAAAGGATAATTTTGAAGCAATACTTCAGAAAAAAATAGACGCTATTGCCGCACAACTAAATGTGAATTAATGAATTATTTCAAAAAAATACTGCGCTACGTTCTTCCCTATAAAAGGTATGCGTATTTAAACATATTTTTTAATATTCTGTACGCCCTATTTAGCACGCTTTCCTTTTTAGCATTAATTCCTGTACTGCAAGTTATTTTTAGCGACCAGCGCGAAGTTGGCGCAAAGCCAGTATATGAAAGTATTACCGAATTAACCACATTTATTCAAGATTCGCTAAACTATCATTTAGTGAATTACATAAACAAATATGGCGACTTTAAGGTTCTTCTTTTTATGATTGGCCTAATTGTGGCAATATTTCTACTTAAAAATTTAAGCAATTATCTCGCAATGTACTATTCCACTTTTTTACGGAATGGTGTTTTAAGAGATTTGCGAAATGATTTGTACGGCAAAGTAATTATATTTCCACTGGCGTTTTATTCTGAAAAAAGAAAAGGCGATACTATTTCGCGCTTAAGTGGCGATGTGGACGAAGTAAAAAACTCGGTACTTTCAGTTTTGGAAATGATTGTTCGCGAACCGTTAACAATTATTTTTTCACTGGCAACCATGCTTTTTATAAGTCCGAAATTAACACTCTTTGTGTTTCTATTTCTACCAATTTCGGGCTTTCTTATTTCCAAAGTGGGAAAATCGTTAAAGCGAGGATCTTTAAAAGTACAACAGGAACAAGGTGTATTTCTCTCTATTTTGGAAGAAACTATGGGCGGACTTCGAATTATAAAAGCCTTTCACGCAGAAAATTTATTTCAGAAAAAGTTTGAAGATAGTAACCAACGGTTTTATAAATATTCCAACAAAGTTATGAATAGGCAGAACCTCGCTTCTCCCTTAAGCGAGTTGCTAGGCATTATAACTATTGGCATTCTTCTTATTTATGGTGGATATCTGGTTTTTGTAGATCGCACTTTAGACGCCAGTTTCTTTCTGGGTTACATTATGCTCGCGTACAACATACTAACTCCTGCGAAAGCGATTGCCAAAGCGAGCTATTCGGTGAAACGAGCCGATGGATCTGCCCAGCGTATTTTGGAATTATTGGAAGCCGAAAACACAATAACCGATATTAAAAACCCAATTGAAAAGGAAGGTTTTGAAGGAGTAATTTCTATTAAAAACGTTTCGTTTAAATACGAAGATCAGTACGTTTTAAAGGATTTTTCACTCGAAATTCCAAAGGGAAAAACCGTGGCACTTGTGGGGCAATCGGGCAGTGGAAAGAGTACAATTGCCAATTTACTCACCCGTTTTTACGACGTAAACCAAGGAAGCATTGAAATTGATGGAGTTGATATCAAAAATATTTCAAAGAAATCGCTTCGCGGATTAATGGGCATTGTATCGCAGGACTCTATTCTTTTCAACGATACTGTGGGCAATAATTTAAAATTGGGGAAACCATTAGCCACCAATCCCGAATTGATGGAAGCTGCCGAAATAAGCAACAGTTACGAGTTTATAAAAGAGCTGCCCGAAGGTTTTGAAACTAATATTGGTGACAGCGGCAATAAACTAAGTGGTGGCCAAAAACAACGGTTGAGCATTGCCAGAGCTGTTTTGAAAAATCCGCCAATTATGATTTTAGATGAAGCAACTTCAGCATTAGACACCGAAAGCGAACGTTTGGTACAGGATGCTTTAGAAAAAATGATGCAAAACCGAACTTCCATCGTAATTGCGCACCGACTCTCCACAATTCAAAACGCCGATAAAATTGTAGTACTCTCCAAAGGAAAAATTGTAGAACAGGGCAAGCACCAAGAACTTTTGGAGCTTAAAGGCGTTTATTACAGTTTGGTTGAAATGCAATCATTAGCATAGCCCAACAATCAATTTATTACGCAACGCATCCAATTTTGGCAGTTTTACGCGTAAATAGTGCAGTGCCAATAAAAAAGCTGTACTAAATTAAACTTTTCCATTTATCTTTAGTCATAATAGCAATTACACACAAGTGGTTGAAGAGCAAGAACTGGTAACGGCACTACAGACCGAAGCGGAAAAAGAAACCGCTTTTCGGGAACTTGTGTCGCAGTATAAAGAACGGCTCTATTGGCAAATTAGGAATATTGTTTTGGACCATGACGATGCAGACGATGTGCTTCAAAATACGTTTATTAAAATATTTAGGAATATAAATTCCTTTAAGGGCGAAAGCAAATTACATACATGGATGTATAGAATTGCTGCCAATGAATCTATTTCGTTTATCAACAAAAAAGCAAAACGCAACAATGTTTCCATTGAAAAGGTGAAAAACGATGCGCTGCGAAATTTAGAAAGCGACGTACATTTTGAAGGTGATGAAATTCAATTGCAGTTTCAAAAAGCCATTGCAACGCTTCCGGAGCGACAACGATTAATATTTACAATGAAATATTTTGAAGATCACACTTTTGAAGAACTTTCAGAAATATTGGAAACTACTTCGGGAGGGCTAAAAAGCAGTTATCACATCGCAGTAAAAAAGATTACGGAATATATAAAAGGGAATGAAATTTAAAAAAGGGAAGGCGAAAATTTAAGGTGAAGAAAAAGAAAAACATATCGAATTTTAAAGTGCCCGAAGAATATTTTGAAACTTTCGAGGAGCGACTTTTTAGTAGAATTTCGAAAGAAAAATTTCCAAAGACTTCAGGATTTAAGGCTCCCAAAGAATATTTTGAAAATTTTGACGATCGCATTTTGGCAGCGGTAACCACTTCTGAAAGGCCCATAAAGCACATTCAACTTATTCCTAAAAAATACTTTGGCTATGCTGCGGCAATTGCGGCTTGCCTGCTCATTGCCTTTACAGTTTTTACAAACACAAACAGCCCGGCTAATCTGGATGCGCTACAATTGGCGGCCATTGACGCTTATATTGCCGAAGGAAATTTAAACCTTGACCTATATGACCTAACCACCTATATAGAAGACAATGATATTACCGATATAGATTTTGAAACGGAACAATTTTCAGAAGGCGCTTTGGAAGAATATCTATTGAATAATTTAGATGCAGCAACTATAATTAACGAACCATGAAAAATGTAATTATTTTATTTTTTATTTTGGCGAGCACCGTACAGGCACAAGACGGAAAACACGAAAAAATAAAAGCTTTAAAAACGGCTTATATTACCGAAGCTCTGGCCCTTACCCCTACCGAGGCCGAAAAATTTTGGCCAATTTATAATAGCTATCACGAAAAATTTCACGCGCTACGTGTAAAAGAACGCACTGAAATTTTCGGAAAATTGCGCAATGGTTTGGGTGCCTTAACAGATGCTGAAGCCAATGAACTAATAGACAAAAATCTGGCTATTGAAGCTAGTGAATTAGAGTTGAGAAAACAAATGACGGCCGAATTGCGAAAGGTAATTTCACCTAAAAAAATAATTTCCCTCAAAAAAGCAGAAGACGATTTTAAACGTGAACTTTTTGAACGGTACAAACAAGGACACGGAAGACGAAAACAATAAAAAAAGCCCCAAAATTAATGGGGCTTTTAAATGTATATAATAAATTACCAAATTACATGGCTCCCCACTCTCTCAACGATTTTTCGTTTAAAGCAACATAATCTTTGTTTCCTTCAGCTTTTGCCAGATTTAGAGATTTTTTAGCCGCTTCAATAGCTCCTTTTTTATCACCAGCCTTTGCGTAAATTAAAGACTTTTGGCGCAGTTGCCAGAATTTTGGATCCTTGTTCATATCAATAGACTTATCAATCCAAGTTTTGGCTTGGTTAATGTCTTTTCCCGCTTCTAAATAATATACCGCTGCGGCGTAATAATCCATTGCCGAAGGGCCATTCATAACACGCTGAATATTTGTAGTTACAGTTTTATCTGTATTAAATTTAATAGGTACACCAACATAGGTTTTCTCCCAAAGAATTCCGAGAGTGGCTTCATCATTCTTTAAATTATCAAAAGACATTGTGAAGGTTTCAACATCTATTGGAAACGGATACGCTTGCGCAGTGGCTTTTGCCGCAACTTTATCTTCTTCCCACGTTCCTGGATTTCCCCAATTGTTGGTGTCACTGTAAAAAT
This region of Aequorivita marisscotiae genomic DNA includes:
- a CDS encoding type B 50S ribosomal protein L31 gives rise to the protein MKKGIHPENYRLVAFKDMSNEDVFLTKSTADTKETIEVDGVEYPLVKMEISRTSHPFYTGKAKLIDTAGRIDKFKNKYNKFKKPAKAETKTEE
- a CDS encoding glycosyltransferase family 2 protein translates to MNISIVIPLLNEEESLNELYRWIADVMQSNGFLYELIFIDDGSTDNSWKLIEGLSKKNPTVKGIRFQKNYGKSQALHAGFAMAKGDVIITMDADLQDNPEEIPELYKMVTEDGFDLVSGWKKKRYDSVLSKNLPSKLFNYAARKTSGVKLHDFNCGLKAYQKDVIKTIEVTGEMHRYIPVLAKNAGFSNISEKPVLHQARKYGTTKFGAERFIRGFLDLITIWFLSRFGKRPMHLFGAWGAFMLFVGFCFALFLGIDKLFINPSARLITDRPEFFIALVAMVLGSQFFLAGFLGELILRSKKESQNYIIKETVNS
- a CDS encoding ABC transporter ATP-binding protein, with the translated sequence MNYFKKILRYVLPYKRYAYLNIFFNILYALFSTLSFLALIPVLQVIFSDQREVGAKPVYESITELTTFIQDSLNYHLVNYINKYGDFKVLLFMIGLIVAIFLLKNLSNYLAMYYSTFLRNGVLRDLRNDLYGKVIIFPLAFYSEKRKGDTISRLSGDVDEVKNSVLSVLEMIVREPLTIIFSLATMLFISPKLTLFVFLFLPISGFLISKVGKSLKRGSLKVQQEQGVFLSILEETMGGLRIIKAFHAENLFQKKFEDSNQRFYKYSNKVMNRQNLASPLSELLGIITIGILLIYGGYLVFVDRTLDASFFLGYIMLAYNILTPAKAIAKASYSVKRADGSAQRILELLEAENTITDIKNPIEKEGFEGVISIKNVSFKYEDQYVLKDFSLEIPKGKTVALVGQSGSGKSTIANLLTRFYDVNQGSIEIDGVDIKNISKKSLRGLMGIVSQDSILFNDTVGNNLKLGKPLATNPELMEAAEISNSYEFIKELPEGFETNIGDSGNKLSGGQKQRLSIARAVLKNPPIMILDEATSALDTESERLVQDALEKMMQNRTSIVIAHRLSTIQNADKIVVLSKGKIVEQGKHQELLELKGVYYSLVEMQSLA
- a CDS encoding GlmU family protein, translated to MNYILFDGSVRNQLLPFTFTRPVADIRVGILTIREKWEHLLGFTTTTVTEDYLSEKYPFVELEKNIFINASFLPSENLVNIIKGLEENQAVFFDDEPIAFFTTEGQEVDFETFDIIQYAHNDVLRIENTWDIFSKNGDAIKRDFEMLTKGRKSQPIPDAVWTSNPENIFIEEGAKLPLCSLNASDGPIYIGKDSEIMEACSVRGPFALCEHATLKMGAKIYSNTTIGPHSKVGGEVNNCVIFGYSNKGHDGFLGNSVLGEWCNLGADTNNSNLKNNYAEVRLWNYETEGFARTGLQFCGLMMGDHSKCGINTMFNTGTVVGVSANIFGSGFPRNFVPSFSWGGSGGFTTYKTDKAFEVAKVVMGRRNIEFSEMDAQILEHVFEETSEWRKG
- a CDS encoding phospho-sugar mutase, which translates into the protein MIYVDPKTLARVNQWLTPFFDQQTQHNIKEMIANDPEELEDSFYKNLEFGTGGMRGIMGLGDNRINKYTLGKNTQGLSNYLKKQFPNQAINVAIAYDCRHNSKEFAKVVADVFSANGITVFLFSELRPTPELSFAVKHLNCKAGIVLTASHNPPEYNGYKVYWEDGGQLVPPQDAEIIAEINSLNYEGINFEANEKLIQYIAAEVDEAFAKASVKNGTFNTSPEAKDNLKIVFTSLHGTSITIIPKVLEQAGYKNVSIVEEQAEPNGDFPTVKLPNPEEPAALKMALELAENENADIVVGTDPDCDRLGVAVRNDKNEMVLLNGNQTMVLMTHFLLEQWQKAGKLSGNQFVASTIVSTPMVAKVANHFNVKYIEGLTGFKWIAKMIKDFPELEFIGGGEESFGYLVGDFVRDKDAVTATLLACEIAAQKKHAGRSMYQYLNEIYNRYGNYREHLISITKKGKQGAEEISAMMKSLRENPFTEIAGSKVIRMDDILKGETTDFLQQETLLLNLPKSNVLIYYTEDGSKIAARPSGTEPKIKFYISVNTSEKDNFEAILQKKIDAIAAQLNVN
- a CDS encoding DUF2911 domain-containing protein is translated as MKKIIFLLTAFMFSVGIQAQIQTPQPSPFQKIEQKVGLTDVTLEYSRPSMKGRTIFGELVPYNAIWRTGANANTKITFSDDVEVGGKTLKAGSYAIYTKPGAANWEVYFYSDTNNWGNPGTWEEDKVAAKATAQAYPFPIDVETFTMSFDNLKNDEATLGILWEKTYVGVPIKFNTDKTVTTNIQRVMNGPSAMDYYAAAVYYLEAGKDINQAKTWIDKSIDMNKDPKFWQLRQKSLIYAKAGDKKGAIEAAKKSLNLAKAEGNKDYVALNEKSLREWGAM
- a CDS encoding DUF4199 domain-containing protein, with product METQTTSLKKIALNYGVLLALLSIVLQVISYVLDVHIDRPWWLTVLQLIISVGVIVYGIKAFKISNENYLTLGQALKTGLAISLVAGIIAVVFNYIFMNYIDPDFVQKTLDFSREQMLVKNPEMTQEQIDMAMNMSAKFMSPMIMSAFAIIATLFFGFIISLFAGLVMKKNPPQHL
- a CDS encoding RNA polymerase sigma factor produces the protein MVEEQELVTALQTEAEKETAFRELVSQYKERLYWQIRNIVLDHDDADDVLQNTFIKIFRNINSFKGESKLHTWMYRIAANESISFINKKAKRNNVSIEKVKNDALRNLESDVHFEGDEIQLQFQKAIATLPERQRLIFTMKYFEDHTFEELSEILETTSGGLKSSYHIAVKKITEYIKGNEI
- a CDS encoding ABC transporter substrate-binding protein, with translation MQQALKNLIFHISICCISILLLSCRNNKETDRDPLVFRYNEHGNIPTLDPAFARNPQAIWPDNQLYNGLVQLDDSLNIKPDIAKSWEINDSTNTYIFKLRNDVYFHQNIAFAQDGLHSPKRYTRKVEAQDFVYSFNRLTDEKVASSGSWVMNYVEKYWAKNDTTFVIKLKQPFPAFLGLLSMRYCSVVPKEAVEYYGNEFRRNPVGTGPFQFKMWEENVKLVFRKNPLYFERDENGEKLPYLEAVSITFLPDKQSEFLQFAQGKLDFISGLDGSYKDELLTTRGTLQPKYHDLAYMITGPYLNTEYLGFFLGTETPEIQSKTLRQAINYGFDRQKMVTYLRNGMGIPAIHGFIPKGLPGYAEIDGYTYQPEKAKQLIEKYKVETGDSKPEITIGTNSQYLDLCEYVQRELEKLGIAVTIDVMPPSTLRQMKSSGELDIFRASWIADYPDAENYLSLFYSPNFAPNGPNYMHFKNQTFDSIYEKSLTISNIEKRKLNYTKMDSIIVEEAPVVPLFYDMAVRFVNKKVSGLGINPQNFLVLKKVKKKK